One part of the Salvelinus fontinalis isolate EN_2023a chromosome 4, ASM2944872v1, whole genome shotgun sequence genome encodes these proteins:
- the LOC129853883 gene encoding SREBP regulating gene protein-like → MVLRRLLRKRWVLGVVFGLSLIYFLTNTLKKEERTIRDRTLLEARDPDHRIPWKVRFNLGNSSRLITQCRNSIQGKTLLTDELGYVCERKDLLVNGCCNVNALSSRQYICKSCLANGCCNIYEYCVSCCLQPDKQLLLEHFLNRAADGFQNLFTAVEDHFELCLAKCRTSSQSVQHENTYRNPQAKYCYGESPPELLPI, encoded by the exons ATGGTGCTACGAAGATTACTAAGAAAACGTTGGGTGCTAGGTGTGGTGTTTGGACTTTCTTTGATCTACTTCTTAACCAACACCCTGAAAAAG GAGGAGAGAACCATAAGGGATCGCACCCTGTTGGAGGCCAGGGACCCGGACCACCGGATCCCATGGAAGGTCAGGTTTAACCTGGGCAACAGTAGCAGGCTGATCACTCAGTGCCGGAACTCCATTCAGGGCAAGACACTGCTCACAGATGAACTGG GTTATGTGTGTGAGAGGAAGGATCTGCTGGTGAACGGTTGCTGTAATGTCAACGCTCTGAGCTCCAGACAGTACATCTGTAAAAGTTGTCTGGCCAACGGCTGCTGTAACATCTACGAGTACTGTGTATCCTGCTGCCTCCAGCCTGATAAG caactTCTACTAGAGCATTTCCTGAACAGAGCTGCAGACGGCTTTCAGAACCTCTTCACCGCCGTGGAGGACCACTTTGAGCTGTGTTTAGCTAAGTGTCGGACTTCATCGCAG AGTGTCCAACATGAAAATACCTACAGAAATCCACAAGCAAAATACTGTTATGGAGAAAGTCCACCTGAACTCCTGCCTATATGA